The Pseudalkalibacillus hwajinpoensis nucleotide sequence ACAAAATTGCAAAGAAAAAATTAGTCTAAATTAGAACGGAAACTATTCGTAAGGGTGTAATCATAATGGCGAACAACCATGAAAAGGTGAACCAGACCTCAGAGCATAAGGAACTTCCTAATGAAGAGGCCATAAAAACGAATAAGAATAAAGAAACGAAAGAGCGTAAGCCAAGGATTCGGTTAATTCCAATCTGGCTACGCCTTCTTCTCGTTGCCCTATTGCTCGTCGCTTCACTTGTAGCAGGTGCGATGATCGGTTACGGTGTCATTGGAGACGGAAGCCCTGCAGACGTCTTTAAGAAGAGTACATGGGTAAAGATTAGTGATATCGTCAAAAAAGAAGAGTAACAGTTAGGAGAATGAATTATGTTAGATAGTCAGGACATTAAGAAGATTATCCCGCATCGTTACCCTTTTCTGCTCGTTGATCGAATTCTTGAAGTAGAAGAAGAAGTAAGAGCAGTTGGTATAAAGAACGTTACGGCGAATGAAGAGTTCTTTAATGGACATTTTCCAGACTACCCAGTTATGCCAGGTGTGTTAATCGTAGAAGCGCTTGCTCAGGTAGGTGCTGTCGCGATGCTGAAGAAGGAAGATAATCAAGGCAAGCTAGCCTTCTTTACTGGTATTGACAAATGTCGCTTTAAAAAACAGGTTAAGCCGGGAGATCAGCTTCGTCTCGAAGTTGAAATCATTCGTATCAAAGGACCGATCGGCAAAGGTAAAGCAACAGCAACAGTGGATGGCGAAGTTGCAGCAGAAGCCGAGATTATGTTTGCATTGAAGTAGGACAAGCAAATCCCTATTTCCGTAATTTACACGGAAATAGGGATTTTTTTTGGAGTGTGAAGTTCATTTTAGAAGAGACTTGATTATGACTCAAATGTTGATGTAATGTTAAACGATCATAGAGACTATGTAAATTCCGACAAATCCCCTTTTTTACCTGCTATGATTTACTCAACCGCTTCATAGCGGTAAAACTTATCGAGTTCAGGGAGGAATTTTGGAAATGAATAACAAGAAATTCATGCTCAAAATTGCAACTTCGTTAGTAGCTGTTATGTTAATCACAGCGTGTAACAGCGGTGAAAATGATTCTGAGAACGGCAATAACTCTATGAACAATGGAAGCAACACCGAAGAGCCAGCGCCTAACGAAAACTCTGAGAACTCTGCTGAATAAGAACTTTCTCTCCTGTCCTTCGTGGACAGGAGTTTCTGATTTCAAGAGAAAATTCGTTTGTAAGCAGTTGATTTATTCATTATTACCATGATGAAGTTGCCACTTTTTAAACTCTAAATAGTCAGCGAAATCTTTTTTTGTAATACCTGAGCGCATCGCTTCTTCGATTAATTCTTTCCATTCAGTGTCGAGTGCCGGCTCTTCGTGATCTTCTTCTAATATGAACACTTCCATAGGAACCTTTAATTCTCCCGCTATTTTCTCAAGAAATTGAATAGAAGGATTAGCCTGTTGATTTCGTTCAATCGAACTTAAATAAGACTTGGCAACCCCTGCCCGTTTAGCGAGTTCAGTTAAAGACAGTCCCATACGATTCCGATAAAGTTTAATTTTTTCCCCTATCATCCCTTTACCTCGACTTTATCATTATTTATTGTGTTAATTTTATCAAGAACAATTTGTTCTGTAAACAGAACAAATGTCGTGTTTTTATATTGATCTTCTAAAAGTCTCGTTGAACAAAATAATTAAAATTTAAGAACGAGAGAGTATTTGGTAGTATATAGAAGATTATATGCTAATAACAGTCCAATACAAAGAATTTTCAGTCTTTTTAATCTTCCAAAATAAGACTATATTAGATGTACATTCTAAATAAAGAACAAAACGTTCTTTATTAATGTCGTTTATTGCTGAATTATATAAGGGGGATGGGGAATGAAAACGTATACTGACGAAAAATTGGATCAGGAATGGGTGACCCTTATTTCAATTGCAAGAAGCATGGGATTATCTAAGGAGGAAGTGAAGGATTTTCTAATCAATTCCTCAAAAAAGTAAGGAGGAATG carries:
- the fabZ gene encoding 3-hydroxyacyl-ACP dehydratase FabZ, with translation MLDSQDIKKIIPHRYPFLLVDRILEVEEEVRAVGIKNVTANEEFFNGHFPDYPVMPGVLIVEALAQVGAVAMLKKEDNQGKLAFFTGIDKCRFKKQVKPGDQLRLEVEIIRIKGPIGKGKATATVDGEVAAEAEIMFALK
- a CDS encoding helix-turn-helix domain-containing protein, producing the protein MIGEKIKLYRNRMGLSLTELAKRAGVAKSYLSSIERNQQANPSIQFLEKIAGELKVPMEVFILEEDHEEPALDTEWKELIEEAMRSGITKKDFADYLEFKKWQLHHGNNE
- a CDS encoding DNA-directed RNA polymerase subunit beta, translating into MANNHEKVNQTSEHKELPNEEAIKTNKNKETKERKPRIRLIPIWLRLLLVALLLVASLVAGAMIGYGVIGDGSPADVFKKSTWVKISDIVKKEE
- a CDS encoding anti-repressor SinI family protein; translated protein: MKTYTDEKLDQEWVTLISIARSMGLSKEEVKDFLINSSKK